Proteins encoded in a region of the Triticum dicoccoides isolate Atlit2015 ecotype Zavitan chromosome 3A, WEW_v2.0, whole genome shotgun sequence genome:
- the LOC119272870 gene encoding protein LAX PANICLE 2-like — MVPTTRNHLAQHHEPSGKNSKPPPSYYSGYYIASQLEAASAAAHGVDALKLQPSRLPRRLAMAGDDNDNAEEEAAAGTSSRGGGGDYEDGGNKDWLRLGLGAVASSSSTTTSSSSAGGDNDGARAAPMELDLLAGGDGRESSRVTSRPPLFPLPIRSYHHQYGHGWYRPTTAASGSMTPAPPFLQFARPLRSCSADLLRVVSPPTRTEAAGLWLTLQAAPNQVREPILPQIPKSYLRIRDTSMKVEVVLKYLAEKLGLSQSHQVELTCRGHLLPPFLQMRYVRDSIWRGSPAPSQEEEAGLPCRHSPATTTTDHVMILFYSISVGNH; from the exons ATGGTCCCAACCACTAGGAATCACCTGGCGCAGCACCATGAACCCAGCGGCAAGAACAGCAAACCGCCGCCGTCGTACTACTCCGGATACTACATCGCCTCCCAGCTGGAGGCTGCCTCGGCGGCCGCTCACGGCGTCGACGCCCTCAAGCTGCAGCCGTCCAGGCTCCCTCGTCGGCTAGCCATGGCcggcgacgacaacgacaacgccgaggaggaggcggcggccggcacgAGCTCCCGGGGCGGCGGAGGGGACTACGAGGACGGCGGCAACAAGGACTGGCTCCGGCTTGGTCTCGGTGCCGTGGCGTCGTCCTCGTcgaccaccacgtcctcctcctccgctGGAGGCGACAACGACGGCGCCAGGGCTGCTCCGATGGAGCTGGACCTGCTCGCCGGCGGCGACGGTAGAGAAAGCTCGAGGGTGACGAGCCGGCCGCCGCTGTTCCCGCTGCCCATCAGGAGCTATCACCACCAGTACGGCCACGGCTGGTATCGGccgacgacggcggcgagcgggtCCATGACGCCGGCGCCGCCGTTCTTGCAGTTCGCGCGGCCGCTGAGGAGCTGCTCCGCCGATCTCTTGAGAGTCGTCAGCCCACCGACAAGAACGGAGGCCGCCGGCTTGTGGCTAACTCTTCAGGCAGCTCCCAACCA AGTTAGAGAGCCCATTTTGCCTCAGATACCAAAGAGCTACCTAAGAATCAG GGATACCAGCATGAAGGTGGAAGTGGTGCTGAAGTACTTGGCGGAGAAGCTAGGACTCTCACAATCTCATCAG GTGGAGCTGACATGCCGAGGGCATCTCCTTCCTCCCTTCTTGCAGATGAGATACGTGAGGGACAGCATCTGGCGCGGCTCACCGGCGCCGAGCCAAGAGGAGGAGGCCGGGCTGCCATGTCGGCACTCACCGGCCACAACTACCACTGACCATGTCATGATACTCTTTTACAGCATAAGTGTAGGGAACCACTAG
- the LOC119270201 gene encoding long chain base biosynthesis protein 2d, with protein MVRLPYLTALTTLFSYGLLFAFGHFRDFFRRILDAGKSSNLKGYAPICLGYEDFYTRRLYLRIQDCFGRPIASAPDAWFDVVERHSNDGNKTLQRTTKTSKCLNLGSYNYLGFAAADEYCTPRVIESLKKYSASTCSARVDGGNTKLHTELEELVARFVGKPAAILFGMGYVTNSAIIPILIGKGGLIVSDSLNHISIVNGARGSGATVRVFQHNNPAHLEDVLREQIAGGQPRTHRPWKKIIVIVEGIYSMEGELCNLPEIMAVCKKYKAYTYLDEAHSIGAVGKTGRGVCELLGVDPADVDIMMGTFTKSFGSCGGYIAASKEIIQHLKHACPAHIYATSMSPPAVQQVISAIKVVLGEDGSNRGAKKLAQIRENSNFFRSELQKMGFEVLGDNDSPVMPIMLYNPAKIPAFSRECLRQNVAVVTVAFPATPLLLARARICISASQSREDLIKGLEVISKVGDLIGIKYFPVEQEKVASVDKLKKLE; from the exons ATGGTGAGGCTCCCGTACCTGACCGCGCTCACCACGCTCTTCAGCTACGGCCTCCTCTTCGCCTTCGGCCACTTCCGCGacttcttccgccggatcctcgacGCCGGCAAATCCAGCAACCTCAAG GGTTACGCGCCCATTTGCCTGGGGTACGAGGATTTCTACACGCGCCGCCTCTACCTCCGCATCCAG GACTGTTTTGGCCGACCTATTGCCAGTGCGCCCGATGCTTGGTTTGATGTAGTTGAGCGTCACTCAAATGACGGCAACAAGACACTCCA ACGTACCACAAAAACATCCAAGTGTCTTAACTTGGGTTCCTACAACTACCTTGGTTTTGCTGCAGCAGATGAGTACTGCACTCCTCGTGTTATTGAGTCACTCAAGAAATACTCTGCCAGTACTTGCAGTGCCAGAGTTGATGGAG GAAATACTAAGCTGCACACAGAGCTCGAGGAACTAGTTGCACGATTTGTTGGCAAGCCTGCAGCTATTCTTTTTGGCATGGGTTATGTGACAAACTCTGCGATCATTCCTATTTTGATTGGGAAG GGGGGGCTGATAGTTAGTGATTCACTGAACCATATTTCTATAGTGAATGGAGCCaggggttcaggggctactgtccgGGTTTTTCAACATAACA ACCCTGCACATCTGGAAGACGTACTGAGGGAGCAGATTGCAGGGGGGCAACCTCGTACACACAGGCCATGGAAGAAGATAATTGTGATTGTTGAGGGAATTTATAGCATGGAAGGGGAGTTATGCAACCTTCCTGAGATTATGGCTGTCTGCAAGAAATACAAG GCCTACACATATTTAGACGAGGCACACAGTATTGGAGCTGTTGGAAAGACTGGAAGAGGTGTATGTGAACTACTAGGAGTGGATCCAGCTGATGTCGACATCATGATGGGAACATTTACAAAATCGTTTGGATCGTGCGGAGGTTATATTGCAGCATCAAAA GAGATCATTCAACATCTCAAGCACGCATGCCCAGCCCATATTTATGCAACATCCATGTCGCCTCCAGCAGTCCAGCAGGTCATCTCTGCGATAAAGGTCGTCCTTGGGGAAGATGGATCTAACAGAG GGGCCAAGAAACTTGCTCAGATTCGGGAGAACAGCAATTTTTTCCGTTCAGAGCTTCAGAAAATGGGTTTTGAGGTGCTGGGAGATAATGACTCACCTGTCATGCCTATCATGCTTTACAATCCTGCTAAAATTCCTGCATTCTCAAGGGAGTGCTTGAGACAAAAT GTTGCTGTTGTGACTGTTGCATTTCCTGCAACGCCACTACTACTTGCCAGAGCTAGGATATGTATCTCAGCTTCTCAATCAAGGGAGGATCTAATTAAAGGGTTGGAG GTTATCAGCAAAGTTGGTGATCTCATCGGAATCAAGTACTTCCCCGTTGAGCAAGAGAAGGTTGCATCTGTTGACAAACTTAAGAAGCTTGAGTGA